In Ammospiza nelsoni isolate bAmmNel1 chromosome 11, bAmmNel1.pri, whole genome shotgun sequence, the genomic window AGGAAAAGGGTTCAAACTGCAAAAGGAGCACATGCTATAGAGGGAATATTAAGGCTGTTAAATCACAGGATATCACTGCCCTTACTTATCTTTAGATGACTGAAAGTCCTCCTGGGGACTCTGTATTGTCCACACGGACCTTTGTGGGCTCTGCCTTTTGATATTTCAAACCATGCCATccaaaaaaaagtttttttaaattatttttagaacaTACTTAAATCTTTCAGCTGCACTAATATGACTGAAATTCCTAAGTGGTGTACTCAGAGCCTTAGAGACAAACAGCAAGGTTTGAGTCAACAAGAGGCTTTCATAGAACTGTTGTGTTTTGCTTAAATCATGGTGGACTCCAGCCTTTTGCAAAAGGAGGAAtgtccagcaggagctgtctgAAGTGCAAAGTGCTTGGTTTTGTAGGAAGTCCCACTCTGCAAGTTCATTTCAAGTGTCTGAAGGGATCCAGGATTAAAAGATGACTCTCCAATACTCACTCCaacagaaaggaggaaagagaaaatgctGGAGGAGACATCAAGGACACCCTTTCCTGTCCAGCTACTAGTGGAAAAGTGGTGATTGTGAGGCAGAGAAAACAcatctaaaataatttaatgtcaccctgattttttaagattttctaagccttctgatgtttacattcttgtagtgaactttctctcacactttctgtaaataacttattgttttgcattattttatgaaagaagagaaatttgattgactgttggtttgtccagcgTCATTGAAGAGGTGGCACTTTCcccctccaatccactgtctcttttagaaaactataaatgttggagtcagaaaataaacttccctttttcttcaccttgagagcagcggTGTGTGCACTTGTGTTGTTTCGCGTCCTATGGTGACAATTTCCCACAAGTCTAAATCCCACTTAGATTTAGACTTTTGCTGTGCTTGCAAAAGTGTAAATCCAAGTGAGAGCAGGGGAGGACAGCACACTCACCTCCGATGGGGGGTCCCAGCAGGATGGTGCAGCACTCGGCGATGGTGACCAGCCCGACGGCGCTGGTGAAGCGGGCAGCCCCCACCAGGTCCATCAGCGTCTCGAAGAGCATGGCACACACCATGCCAAAGGCCAGCCCAAAGAAGCTGGAGTAGACGATGAGCCCCGTGTAGCTGGAGGCCAGCGGGCACAGGAGGTGGCAGGCGCCGTTGAAGGCGATGGCGAAGCTGAAGAAGTACTGGATCCGCGGCCTCACCCACCTGCTGTTGGCAATGATGCCCGTGGCGGGGCGAGCAACCATGTCCACAATGGCCAGGATGgagagcaggaaagcagctgaatATTCGTCTACGCCAGTGTGCTTGGCATAGGGTGCCAGGAAAACGATGGGGGCGAAGAACCCCAGGAACATCAGCACGTTTCCGATCAGGTAAATCAAGAACCCTCTGTGTTTAAAGAGGGAGAAATCAAGGTACTGATTGACTTTTTCAAAGCagtccttttctccttcctcttctgttTTGCTCTCCATGGGGCCATCTTCAGTGATCTTTCCTTTCAGAGCATCCTTCCCTTCCTCAGTCACCTGGCTTTTgacctgtgctgtgcctggcccGATGGGTCTGAAGAGAGCTCCTGCCACACAGCAGTTTAATAAAATTGCCCCAAGAATTAAAAAGCTGCCCCTCCAGCCAAAATTGTCAAAAAGGAATTGGTTGAGAGGTGCCAGGGTGCAAAGCATCACGGGGCTCCCTGCCATAGCAAGGCCATTGGCAAGGGGTCTTCTCTTCAAGAAGTATTTCCCTATGATTATCACTGATGGCTGAAGGTTGAGAGCAAGGCCAAATCCTGGAAAACAGTTCAGATAAACAAAGGAAGATTTGAACAGTTTTCTCCTCAGCTCATTGTTTAAGGAAATTCACAGTCAGTTGGTTCACTGGTGGCTCTTCAACACAACAATCTGGATGAAAATGTTGCTTAGGGTGTCCCTGAGTTCTGGCTGCCAGATTTGGGTAACCAGACCCCAGAAACACTCTTTCAGTCAGAGAAACCCCTTCCCTTTGCACTGCAAATCTTTTGGGTGGCAAAACTAGCACCAAGAGTTTGCTTCAGAGTGAACCAAAATTATTCCCTCATGAAATTCTGGTGGGTTCTGTCCACACACAGCAGCCTTGCTGGGGGAGAGGACtgatctgtttttaaaaaatggcaacTCGCAGCTTGAGGAAGGTTATTTTGGCTTAGACAGTGTCAACGACCAAAGTTCATCCATCCAGGGCTGGCCTCCCCTTCCAAGGGCACCCAactctgctgctgggcagccagACCTGCACAGAAAATAACACCACCCTCCTGAGCCACACTGATTTGGTGCTGTGAGCAGTTCAGGTCTGATCCAAAAGATTAAGAGGTCTGCAAGTACACAGCAAAACAGCTACTGAGGATGCTAATTACACAGGACCCCAGAGTGTGTCTTTtaattagaatttatttttattgcatttagaTATATAAATGCCATTATAAATCAGCATTGCTAATTCAGTTGGCCAGCTTCTCCTGCACAGGTGGAATCTGCAGGCAGAAATGCCAAATGCTGTGG contains:
- the LOC132078307 gene encoding monocarboxylate transporter 2-like isoform X1 — protein: MPAPAEAGRVPGPPDGGWGWMVLLGAFVSIGFAYAFPKGLAIFFKEIQDFFGTSYSEIAWVSSIMLATTYGAGPISSILVNRYGSRPVVMFGGLLCGVGMISAAFCTSILQLYICVGFITGFGLALNLQPSVIIIGKYFLKRRPLANGLAMAGSPVMLCTLAPLNQFLFDNFGWRGSFLILGAILLNCCVAGALFRPIGPGTAQVKSQVTEEGKDALKGKITEDGPMESKTEEEGEKDCFEKVNQYLDFSLFKHRGFLIYLIGNVLMFLGFFAPIVFLAPYAKHTGVDEYSAAFLLSILAIVDMVARPATGIIANSRWVRPRIQYFFSFAIAFNGACHLLCPLASSYTGLIVYSSFFGLAFGMVCAMLFETLMDLVGAARFTSAVGLVTIAECCTILLGPPIGGILIDTFGDYKYMFIKCGSVMVLAGTFLFIMNYYNYRMLAKEEKERKAKEEDPKSVRTENEGQKNWNKDSTQDGPELEPLKEKGEGLKKEMNGTNEV
- the LOC132078307 gene encoding monocarboxylate transporter 2-like isoform X2, which translates into the protein MSPPVLSDLGYVPPDGGWGWAVVLGASISIGFAFTFPKAFTVYFKEIQAFFNISYSQIAWTTSIMCATTYGGGPISSILVNRYGSRPVVMFGGLLCGVGMISAAFCTSILQLYICVGFITGFGLALNLQPSVIIIGKYFLKRRPLANGLAMAGSPVMLCTLAPLNQFLFDNFGWRGSFLILGAILLNCCVAGALFRPIGPGTAQVKSQVTEEGKDALKGKITEDGPMESKTEEEGEKDCFEKVNQYLDFSLFKHRGFLIYLIGNVLMFLGFFAPIVFLAPYAKHTGVDEYSAAFLLSILAIVDMVARPATGIIANSRWVRPRIQYFFSFAIAFNGACHLLCPLASSYTGLIVYSSFFGLAFGMVCAMLFETLMDLVGAARFTSAVGLVTIAECCTILLGPPIGGILIDTFGDYKYMFIKCGSVMVLAGTFLFIMNYYNYRMLAKEEKERKAKEEDPKSVRTENEGQKNWNKDSTQDGPELEPLKEKGEGLKKEMNGTNEV